CGCCAGCCTTTTCAAAACCATTGGCCGATGAACAGCCTCCAAAAGTATTAACTTCCATCAAGCCCGTACAGCTGATTGCCCTGGCCGTCACAGAAGGCATTACTAAGCCAGACGTCCTGCTGCCTCCCGGCGCTTCCCCCCATAACCACAGCTTGCGCCCTTCCGATGCCCGTCTGCTGCAAAACGCTGATGTTATGTTCTGGATTGGCCCGGATATGGAGGTCTTTCTGGAGAAAATGCTGGCCAATGCCAAAAATACCCGCTCTGTCCCCCTGATGAGTGCCGAGGGCATCCACATAAGGCGTTATGATGATGAAGGCCATGATCATGATCATGACCATGATCACCACCATGACCATCATGCTCATGGCGAAGGCTGCGGTTGCCAACATGGTGAGCATGACGCTCATATCTGGTTAAGCCCTGAGAACGCTATTGCCATGGCTACAGCTATCAGCTCAACTCTGAGTGAAATGGACCCGGTCAATGCTGAGCAGTACAGCCATAATTTGAAAAACTTTATCAGCAAGATGAATAAGGTTGATGAGCGTAACAGGCTGAAAATGGCAGCTGTCTCCAAACGCCCAATATTTGTCTTCCACGATGCCTATGGTTATCTTCAGGAACACTATCAGTTCAACATTGCCGGGCATTTCACCCTGAACCCTGAACAACAGCCTGGCCCGCGCCATCTGGCAGAATTGCGGGAAAAACTGCTGAAATCAGGTAAAACCTGCGTGTTCAGGGAGCCACAGTTCGAGCCTGCGTATATTGATAAAATCGTTCATGGCCTTGATGTTAAAGTATCCCTGCTAGACCCACTGGCTATGGATATACCTGAAGGGCCCGACGCTTATCCGGAATTTATTAACGGACTTGTGGATAACATTGTTGACTGTCTGGAGCAGTAAGACAGGTTCAGGAAAATAGACTAATCCCCAAATAGCTACCCGCCAGAAATGCCAGAACGGTTGCCAGCGGAACAGCAGTGGCTGACAGAGTCAGCCACATTCTCAACCTCTCAGACTCCAGCCGACGATTCCAGCACTGCACACTGAACGCCATGTCATCATCCAGCTCGGAGGACAGTCCACACCGGTTGCAGTGAACCTGCCACATTTGAGTACCGGAAACGACCATATCAGAAATTTCAGCCTTCCCCCGGCAGCAGGGGCAGGATTTAAGCAGTGCAAAAGGTGGGTGCTTTTCCATAAGCGGCTCAGCGTAAAGATCATTTGAAATCAGTTTTACACATTTCCTAACAGGTTATCCACAGGATAGTGACCAGGTTATGCCAGCATCAGGTTCTACGCCGCTGGAGAGGGAGATAGCATCAGCTATGCGTTGGAGGGAGGCTGATTTCATAGCGAACTTCCAGTCTCACCTATATCTTGTCTCAGTGTCGCAAAAAGCTTTTCCTTTTCTTCCTCTTCAGATATAAGCGCAGTTATATCATTAAGTAAATCCTCCTGCCCTGCTTCCTCTGTTTCTTGTATTATTTGGCTTACGCCTTTTAACGGTATTTCATCAGGGAATCCCTCTAACGATTCAGAAGTTAGTTCAAATAGAGAAGTTGCCTCTGCTTTCTCGACATTTTTTTGTGAAACGTCCCCTTCTTCTAACACCGTTAATTCTTCTTCCTGTTGTACAAGAATTTCTTCAGAGCTTTCAAATTTTTGTGTTGTTTCAGATGATAAAGAACAAGGCAGAGATGAACTCTTCTTCAATATTTTCATCTCTTTATTACTTAAAACATCATCTGTCTCTGAAGTCATTGCTGTTGATGGCCTGCTTTTTTTGGAGTTACTCTCAACTTCATAACTACTAAGCTGTGCCTTGATGACGTTTGCCATATTGCGGCGATATCCATCACGAATTTTCTTTCTTATTTCTTTTAATGTATTAATTTTTTTTCCACTTAAAATTTCACCAAAAACTTTATTAATTACTTCTCGTGTGAAGCAAGTTTTTCCACAAAAAACACTTGCCAGCGATTCTAATTTATCCTGACATTCTTCGCGAATATATATATATTCGCTTTTATCTAAATAATGAACTATTTTCCCCATAAAATAGCTCTTATCCAAAGGATTCTCACTGATATAAGACTCAGTAATTTTTTTCTTTATTTCTTTATATCTTTTTTCTCCAACTTCAGTCTTCAGAGCTTTAACTTTTTCATTTCTTTGTATATTTAGATATTTAGGCCTATCACTTTTTGTTATTGCTGCTTTCTCTGTGTACAGCTTTTCCTGTAAAGGTACTACCAGACTACTGTCACTCTGTTTTTTTAACCGCCCAGTAGTTGACAAAAACTCAAGAGCACCTTCTTCTGATGGCAACATTATACCTTGCTGGAAAGTTTCTTCTGGCTCAGATGTCGTTTCAGATACCACAAAGGATATCGAATGTTCAGCCTGAGAGGTTGCTGTTGCTGTTTTTTTTGTATCACTCTCAGGAACAAAGCGATCAAATTCAGCATCCAGTTTTCTTCTCATGACACCGTAATAGCTAAGATGGATTGATTTTTTTAATTTTTTTAATTCATCAAATAATGCTTTGCTTAGTATTCCACCATGTAGATTATATACTTTTATATATTCCAGCTTAGGCTTCTCACATAATATATCTGCCAGAGGTTCTAATTTATCTTTATATTCCTCTAAAACTTTCTTATGTTTACCTTTCGTTAAATATTTTTGAATCATTTTTAAGGCATAATTTTTATCTAAAGGGTTACTATTGACATAAGACTCAGTATTTTTTTTCTTTATCTCGTTATACTTTCCTATACCAATCGCATCTATTTTGATCTTCCTATCTTCCTGAGCTTCATCATAACGACGCTTAGCAGCCTCCCTTTTTTTATACTCACTCTTTCATTTGAAGTGCCAGCTTGAGAAGTGTTTCCCA
Above is a genomic segment from Endozoicomonas euniceicola containing:
- the znuA gene encoding zinc ABC transporter substrate-binding protein ZnuA, with protein sequence MVSNKKLSLIFSLVSLLFISAPAFSKPLADEQPPKVLTSIKPVQLIALAVTEGITKPDVLLPPGASPHNHSLRPSDARLLQNADVMFWIGPDMEVFLEKMLANAKNTRSVPLMSAEGIHIRRYDDEGHDHDHDHDHHHDHHAHGEGCGCQHGEHDAHIWLSPENAIAMATAISSTLSEMDPVNAEQYSHNLKNFISKMNKVDERNRLKMAAVSKRPIFVFHDAYGYLQEHYQFNIAGHFTLNPEQQPGPRHLAELREKLLKSGKTCVFREPQFEPAYIDKIVHGLDVKVSLLDPLAMDIPEGPDAYPEFINGLVDNIVDCLEQ
- a CDS encoding Lar family restriction alleviation protein, with protein sequence MEKHPPFALLKSCPCCRGKAEISDMVVSGTQMWQVHCNRCGLSSELDDDMAFSVQCWNRRLESERLRMWLTLSATAVPLATVLAFLAGSYLGISLFS